In Allomuricauda ruestringensis DSM 13258, the following proteins share a genomic window:
- a CDS encoding peroxiredoxin family protein codes for MNKIGLAMVGLIVLLTSCVNDGKTKLKVGDWLGKIEVSESQQLPFEFTLSQNEDGGYEMKVFNAEEVITIDEFTFNGDSIDIRMPIFEGHISGTYTSNEIIGKFIEESKERSVPFRATYGAKDRFEAEKDAVVNISGIWETYFKVNTEDEYPAKGIFMQNGNKVKGTFRTKTGDYRYLDGVVTGDSMKLSAFDGSHVFLFLAQVTDSTLDGKFYSGKHAVQEFMGARNEAFELPDSNDLTYLREGYDKFDFSFPNSDGEMVGLDGPMFDNKVVLVQIMGTWCTNCLDETRFYVDFLKNNPDLDLQFVGLAFEYAKTEEKAFEGIKRLKEREEVPYPVLLAQYGTSNKQKANEKLPMLNHILSYPTTIYIDKKGEVRKIHTGFNGPATGKKFVEFKKEFNKIIKELTSEAPETES; via the coding sequence ATGAATAAGATAGGGTTGGCAATGGTAGGACTTATAGTCTTATTGACCTCTTGTGTAAATGATGGAAAAACTAAATTGAAGGTGGGCGATTGGCTGGGAAAAATTGAAGTTTCCGAATCGCAACAGTTGCCTTTTGAATTTACGCTTTCACAAAATGAAGATGGCGGATACGAGATGAAAGTATTCAATGCAGAAGAAGTTATCACTATTGATGAATTCACCTTTAATGGAGATTCCATCGATATTCGGATGCCGATTTTTGAAGGTCATATATCTGGCACCTATACATCCAATGAAATAATAGGGAAGTTTATTGAGGAAAGTAAGGAGCGAAGTGTTCCCTTTAGGGCCACTTACGGAGCAAAAGATCGTTTTGAGGCAGAAAAGGACGCAGTTGTTAATATTTCGGGTATTTGGGAAACCTATTTTAAGGTAAATACTGAAGATGAATATCCTGCAAAAGGCATTTTTATGCAGAACGGGAACAAGGTTAAAGGTACTTTTAGGACCAAAACAGGGGATTATCGCTATTTGGATGGCGTTGTTACCGGGGATAGTATGAAACTTTCCGCTTTTGATGGTTCGCACGTATTTTTGTTTTTGGCACAAGTGACCGATAGCACTTTGGATGGTAAGTTTTATTCTGGAAAACATGCTGTCCAAGAATTTATGGGTGCCAGAAATGAAGCTTTTGAACTTCCAGATTCCAACGACCTCACTTATTTGCGTGAAGGTTATGATAAGTTCGATTTTTCTTTTCCAAATTCAGATGGAGAGATGGTGGGTTTGGACGGCCCAATGTTTGATAACAAGGTAGTGCTGGTTCAGATAATGGGAACCTGGTGTACCAATTGTTTGGATGAAACACGGTTTTATGTGGATTTCCTCAAAAACAATCCAGATTTGGATTTGCAATTTGTGGGATTGGCGTTCGAATACGCAAAAACGGAGGAGAAAGCCTTTGAGGGCATAAAAAGACTCAAGGAGCGAGAGGAAGTACCTTATCCAGTTCTATTGGCGCAATACGGAACATCTAACAAGCAAAAGGCCAACGAAAAATTGCCGATGCTGAACCATATACTTTCTTACCCTACTACTATTTACATTGATAAAAAAGGAGAGGTACGTAAAATCCATACAGGTTTTAATGGCCCCGCAACAGGCAAAAAATTTGTGGAATTCAAAAAAGAGTTCAATAAAATAATCAAAGAGCTGACTTCTGAAGCACCTGAAACTGAGAGCTAG
- a CDS encoding 2-isopropylmalate synthase, which produces MGKDKVEIFDTTLRDGEQVPGCKLDTEQKLIIAERLDELGVDVIEAGFPISSPGDFKSVNEIAKLIKNATVCGLTRAVKKDIEVAAEAIKDAKRPRIHTGIGTSESHIKYKFNSTQDKIIERAVDAVAYAKTFVEDVEFYAEDAGRTDNEFLARICEAVVKAGATVLNIPDTTGYCLPEEYGAKMKYLKENVKGIDRAILSCHCHNDLGLATANSIAGVVNGARQIECTINGIGERAGNTSLEEVVMIMRQHPHLNLDTNINSKLLWDTSTMVSQKMGMPVQPNKAIVGSNAFAHSSGIHQDGVIKRRETYEIIDPKDVGVSESSIVLTARSGRAALAYRAKNVGYELTKLQLDTVYQNFLKYADVKKEILDEDIHEIVETSNIGMKSMA; this is translated from the coding sequence ATGGGTAAAGATAAGGTAGAAATTTTTGACACAACACTAAGAGATGGAGAACAGGTACCAGGTTGCAAACTGGATACCGAGCAAAAATTAATCATTGCCGAACGATTGGATGAACTAGGAGTTGATGTAATCGAAGCAGGGTTTCCCATATCCAGTCCCGGTGATTTCAAATCCGTGAACGAAATTGCCAAATTGATCAAAAATGCAACGGTCTGTGGATTGACCCGTGCAGTGAAAAAGGACATTGAAGTAGCCGCTGAAGCTATCAAAGATGCCAAAAGACCAAGAATACACACGGGAATCGGAACTTCCGAATCACATATCAAATACAAGTTCAACTCTACACAGGATAAAATTATAGAACGTGCCGTTGATGCCGTGGCTTATGCCAAAACTTTTGTAGAGGATGTTGAATTCTATGCAGAGGATGCTGGCCGTACCGACAATGAATTTTTAGCCAGAATCTGTGAGGCTGTTGTAAAAGCCGGAGCAACCGTACTTAACATTCCTGATACTACAGGATACTGCCTTCCAGAAGAGTATGGTGCCAAAATGAAGTATTTGAAAGAAAATGTAAAAGGTATAGACAGGGCCATTCTTTCCTGCCATTGCCACAACGATTTAGGATTGGCCACCGCCAACTCCATCGCAGGTGTTGTGAACGGTGCAAGGCAAATTGAATGTACCATCAACGGTATTGGGGAAAGAGCCGGAAACACTTCCTTGGAAGAGGTTGTGATGATAATGAGACAACATCCGCACTTGAATTTGGATACCAACATCAACAGCAAATTGCTTTGGGACACCAGTACCATGGTTTCTCAAAAAATGGGAATGCCTGTGCAGCCCAACAAAGCGATTGTTGGTTCCAATGCATTTGCACACAGTTCCGGTATTCACCAGGATGGGGTAATCAAACGCCGGGAAACCTACGAAATCATTGATCCTAAAGATGTTGGGGTCAGCGAATCTTCCATTGTATTGACTGCAAGAAGTGGACGCGCGGCATTGGCTTACCGTGCCAAAAATGTAGGTTACGAGCTCACAAAACTTCAATTGGATACGGTTTATCAAAACTTTTTGAAGTATGCCGACGTTAAAAAAGAAATTTTGGATGAGGACATCCACGAGATTGTTGAAACCAGCAATATCGGAATGAAGAGCATGGCTTAA
- a CDS encoding membrane protein, giving the protein MKGINIEHKLQNRRGKKWDSEQILAEVQQILSEDSKKEEQIAHQLGSKNNVRANDFDFDLLKTEKIFHIDQIKEICIDYRLRFLNSSYFKGKIPQEAISKIKLLETIHNTSLKGFKVMAPSKLFKLEDKDDPLLFAPIGNDYYYLIHKWGNDLHPLRKLFVWPFKNISNLVLVVLLISYFVTLMVPEGLFSKKNSTAEFWIIFFFMFKCIASIVIFYGFALGKNFNPAIWKSKYYNA; this is encoded by the coding sequence TTGAAAGGAATAAACATAGAGCACAAACTTCAAAACAGGAGAGGTAAGAAATGGGATAGCGAGCAAATTTTGGCCGAAGTCCAGCAGATTTTGAGCGAAGATTCCAAAAAAGAAGAGCAAATAGCCCATCAATTGGGTTCAAAAAACAATGTTCGCGCCAATGATTTTGATTTTGACCTATTGAAAACGGAAAAAATCTTCCATATTGATCAAATCAAAGAAATCTGTATTGATTACCGACTGCGATTTTTGAACAGCTCTTATTTTAAAGGTAAGATTCCACAAGAAGCTATTTCCAAAATCAAACTCTTAGAAACTATCCACAATACATCGCTAAAAGGTTTCAAAGTTATGGCTCCTTCCAAATTGTTTAAGCTGGAAGACAAGGACGACCCACTCCTCTTTGCCCCAATCGGAAACGATTATTACTATTTGATCCACAAATGGGGCAACGACCTTCATCCATTGAGAAAACTGTTTGTTTGGCCCTTTAAAAACATTTCGAATTTGGTTCTCGTGGTGCTATTGATCAGTTACTTTGTAACGCTTATGGTTCCAGAGGGGCTGTTCTCCAAAAAAAATTCTACGGCAGAGTTTTGGATCATCTTCTTTTTTATGTTCAAATGCATTGCGTCCATAGTAATTTTCTATGGATTTGCACTGGGCAAAAACTTTAACCCAGCCATTTGGAAAAGTAAATATTATAACGCTTAA
- a CDS encoding fasciclin domain-containing protein, whose protein sequence is MSTPVTKFLLGLCLAFSIYTTTAQNTSNALSYASKLDNHKILLSAVNATELGALLQKSGPFTIFAPSDAAFEKFSNNKIAELIKSEDKRALKSLLSYHIVAGQLTASRMLRAIGRGNGMASFTTVQGKKLTAHLDGYDIVLTDPIGNTARITAADLKLENEGVVHEIDSVILPAQM, encoded by the coding sequence ATGAGTACCCCCGTAACAAAATTTTTGCTCGGCCTTTGCTTGGCTTTTTCTATTTATACGACTACTGCTCAAAATACTTCCAACGCATTATCATACGCCAGTAAGCTGGACAATCATAAAATTTTATTGAGTGCTGTAAACGCCACCGAATTGGGTGCTTTGCTTCAAAAATCAGGTCCATTTACCATTTTTGCACCTTCAGATGCCGCCTTTGAGAAATTTTCGAACAATAAAATAGCGGAATTGATCAAATCGGAAGATAAAAGGGCCTTAAAATCTTTGCTGTCTTACCATATTGTTGCTGGGCAACTTACGGCTTCCCGTATGTTGCGTGCCATTGGAAGAGGCAATGGAATGGCCAGTTTCACAACCGTTCAGGGGAAAAAATTAACTGCACATTTGGATGGGTATGATATTGTGCTCACCGACCCCATTGGCAATACTGCTAGAATCACAGCGGCCGATCTAAAATTAGAAAATGAAGGTGTGGTTCACGAAATTGATAGTGTTATCCTACCTGCACAAATGTAA
- the pheT gene encoding phenylalanine--tRNA ligase subunit beta, which translates to MKISYNWLKQFLQIDWDAQKTGELLTDLGLEVEGISQFESVKGGLKGIVVGHVLTCEKHPNADRLKLTTVDVGQEAPLQIVCGAPNVAAGQKVPVATVGTTLYTKEGEAWAIKKGKIRGEVSQGMICAEDEIGLGESHDGIMVLNAELVPGTPCSKVFEIENDEVFEIGLTPNRSDAMSHFGVARDLKAGLEQKEIQKELVTPSVSNFSIDNRSLKVDVEVLESDLAPRYCGVTISNLVVQDSPDWLKNRLKAIGLAPINNIVDVTNYVLHELGQPLHAFDASKIKGNKVEVKTLPSGTKFTTLDEVERELHEDDLMICDAGSPMCIAGVFGGLHSGVTEHTTSIFLESAYFDPVSIRKTAKRHGLNTDASFRFERGIDIEMTKYALKRAALLIREIAGGYITSEIADLFPKKPQERQVFLTFNKINSLIGQEIPQDTIKSILSALEIRINNVTESGLGLTIPTYRVDVTREVDVIEEILRVYGYNNIDFKEKLNASIAKSSRFENYRIQDVIGDTLAAKGFFEIMTNSLVSSDIASEDESAVQMLNPLSSDLSVLRTSMLHSGLQTVSYNHNRQKTDLKLFEFGKTYHKVGGNHQEKQHLAIFISGERTQSSWAVASRRSEFFYLKGIVENVFERLGIRDIDTKPLTDSDFAEGVSYVKNDKVLVSLGLVGKTALKRFDIKQEVFYADLDWDAILECVSTQNIAFKEIPKFPEVTRDFALLLDDSVSFQKVYDIAWNTEKKLLKKVNLFDVYTGKNLPEGKKSYAVSFTLMDDKKTLTDKQIEKIMGKLLSQYQKELGAELR; encoded by the coding sequence ATGAAGATTTCTTACAACTGGTTGAAGCAATTTTTGCAAATTGATTGGGATGCTCAAAAAACAGGCGAACTTTTAACGGATTTAGGTCTGGAAGTTGAGGGCATATCACAATTTGAATCAGTTAAGGGTGGTTTAAAGGGCATTGTCGTGGGACATGTGCTTACTTGTGAAAAACACCCAAATGCGGACAGACTTAAATTAACCACTGTTGATGTTGGGCAAGAAGCCCCGTTACAAATAGTTTGTGGTGCACCCAATGTGGCAGCTGGGCAAAAAGTGCCTGTGGCCACTGTTGGCACTACTCTCTATACCAAAGAAGGTGAGGCTTGGGCAATCAAAAAAGGAAAAATTCGTGGCGAGGTGAGCCAAGGCATGATTTGTGCCGAAGACGAAATAGGACTTGGAGAAAGCCATGATGGAATTATGGTGCTAAACGCAGAGCTGGTGCCCGGCACGCCTTGCTCCAAAGTTTTTGAAATTGAAAACGATGAGGTTTTTGAGATAGGACTCACCCCCAACAGATCCGATGCCATGAGCCATTTTGGTGTGGCTCGCGACCTTAAAGCAGGTTTGGAGCAAAAAGAAATTCAAAAGGAGTTGGTAACCCCTTCGGTCAGTAATTTTTCTATTGACAACCGCTCGTTAAAGGTTGATGTAGAGGTTCTGGAAAGTGACCTTGCCCCAAGATATTGCGGGGTTACGATAAGTAATCTTGTAGTTCAAGACTCTCCAGATTGGTTAAAAAACAGATTGAAGGCGATTGGATTGGCTCCGATAAACAATATTGTGGATGTTACCAACTACGTACTTCACGAATTGGGTCAGCCGTTGCACGCTTTTGATGCATCCAAAATAAAAGGGAACAAAGTAGAGGTAAAGACCTTGCCCTCTGGCACCAAGTTTACGACCTTGGACGAGGTAGAGCGCGAACTGCATGAAGATGATTTGATGATCTGCGACGCAGGTAGCCCTATGTGTATTGCTGGTGTTTTTGGTGGGCTTCACTCCGGAGTTACCGAGCACACTACCTCTATATTTTTGGAAAGTGCCTATTTTGACCCAGTTTCCATAAGAAAAACAGCTAAAAGACATGGCTTGAACACGGATGCCTCCTTTAGGTTTGAAAGGGGCATTGACATTGAAATGACCAAGTATGCCCTTAAAAGGGCTGCACTTTTAATCAGGGAAATTGCAGGAGGGTATATTACTTCAGAAATTGCTGATTTATTCCCCAAAAAACCACAGGAGAGACAGGTCTTCTTAACTTTCAATAAAATCAACTCACTGATTGGGCAGGAAATTCCGCAGGATACCATAAAATCCATACTTTCCGCATTGGAAATACGAATCAACAACGTTACGGAGTCTGGACTGGGCCTTACCATACCAACATACAGGGTAGATGTTACCAGAGAGGTTGATGTGATCGAGGAGATTTTAAGGGTTTATGGTTACAACAATATTGATTTTAAGGAAAAACTGAACGCCTCCATTGCCAAATCATCACGTTTTGAAAACTACAGGATTCAAGATGTGATCGGAGATACATTGGCCGCGAAAGGGTTCTTTGAGATTATGACCAATAGCCTGGTCTCGTCCGATATTGCTTCAGAAGATGAAAGCGCCGTACAGATGTTGAATCCGCTGAGTTCAGATTTATCTGTTCTTAGAACATCAATGCTACATTCTGGGCTTCAAACGGTCAGCTACAACCACAACAGGCAAAAAACAGACCTCAAGCTGTTCGAGTTCGGTAAAACCTACCACAAAGTGGGTGGAAATCACCAAGAAAAACAGCACTTAGCCATTTTCATTTCTGGGGAACGCACACAAAGTAGTTGGGCCGTTGCCTCAAGAAGGTCAGAGTTTTTCTATTTAAAAGGTATTGTAGAGAATGTTTTTGAGCGTTTGGGCATAAGGGATATTGACACAAAACCACTAACGGACTCGGATTTTGCCGAGGGAGTTTCCTATGTGAAGAACGACAAGGTTTTGGTGTCTTTGGGACTGGTCGGAAAGACAGCTCTAAAGCGATTCGACATTAAGCAAGAGGTATTTTATGCTGATTTGGATTGGGATGCCATTCTGGAATGTGTCAGCACCCAAAATATAGCTTTCAAGGAAATTCCTAAGTTCCCAGAGGTAACAAGGGATTTTGCTTTGTTATTGGATGATTCCGTTTCTTTCCAAAAAGTGTACGACATAGCCTGGAATACCGAGAAAAAACTGCTTAAAAAGGTAAACCTGTTCGATGTGTATACTGGTAAAAACCTTCCTGAAGGAAAAAAATCCTATGCGGTGAGCTTTACTCTAATGGACGATAAAAAGACTTTGACAGACAAGCAAATCGAAAAGATAATGGGTAAACTATTGTCGCAATACCAAAAGGAATTGGGGGCGGAACTTCGCTAA
- the panB gene encoding 3-methyl-2-oxobutanoate hydroxymethyltransferase, whose amino-acid sequence MSTAKKEYKRVTVKSLVEMKKHGEKISMLTSYDYSMAKIVDGANVDAILVGDSASNVMAGHETTLPITLDQMIYHATSVVRAAKRALVVVDIPFGSYQSDSKEALRSAIRIMKESGAHAIKVEGGSEIKESVTRILQAGIPVMGHLGLTPQSIYKFGTYTVRAKEEEEAEKLKSDAKLLEELGCFAIVLEKIPAKLAKQVAESVSIPIIGIGAGNHVDGQVLVVHDMLGMTHEFHPRFLRRYLNLYDEMSNAISQYVDDVKSQDFPNKDESY is encoded by the coding sequence ATGTCTACAGCTAAAAAAGAATATAAAAGGGTAACAGTAAAATCGCTGGTGGAAATGAAAAAGCATGGGGAGAAAATTAGCATGCTCACCAGCTACGATTATTCCATGGCCAAGATTGTGGATGGAGCCAATGTAGATGCCATTCTGGTAGGTGATTCCGCCAGTAACGTAATGGCCGGCCACGAAACCACCTTGCCCATTACCCTAGACCAAATGATTTATCACGCCACTTCCGTGGTCAGGGCTGCCAAAAGAGCACTTGTAGTTGTAGATATCCCTTTTGGAAGCTACCAGAGCGATTCCAAGGAAGCCCTGCGTTCGGCAATCCGGATCATGAAAGAAAGTGGCGCCCACGCCATCAAAGTAGAGGGTGGCAGTGAAATCAAGGAATCCGTAACACGAATTCTTCAGGCAGGCATTCCCGTGATGGGACATTTGGGGCTTACCCCACAATCCATTTATAAATTTGGAACGTACACCGTACGTGCTAAAGAAGAAGAGGAAGCCGAAAAGCTAAAATCTGACGCCAAACTACTGGAAGAATTGGGCTGTTTTGCCATTGTTTTGGAGAAAATTCCAGCCAAATTGGCCAAACAAGTTGCGGAAAGTGTTTCCATTCCCATTATTGGAATTGGCGCTGGCAACCACGTGGACGGACAGGTTTTAGTAGTGCATGATATGTTGGGTATGACACATGAGTTCCATCCAAGATTTTTGAGGCGATACCTCAATCTTTATGATGAGATGAGCAATGCCATATCCCAATACGTGGATGATGTAAAAAGTCAGGATTTTCCGAATAAGGATGAATCTTATTAA
- a CDS encoding L-serine ammonia-lyase, giving the protein MECISLFDMLKIGVGPSSSHTLGPWRAAERWTAELEEQAVFDDVQSIKAYLYGSLCLTGKGHATDIAVVMGLLGADPETVDIDSISGSIDRIKAENKLNLGGKRAISFSFANDIVFKKEFLPFHANGMRFEAELANGETVAETYYSIGGGFVVKEERIHAKENKETFKTFPHPVRTGEELLQHCNAQNKSISTIVMENELSLRTESEINEGIARIWNTMLESIYVGCHTEGKLPGGLNVKRRAFEMHQKLKGDVPYSNPQEWLESIRDTEVRFRQIIKWVSCFALSVNEVNASLGRVVTAPTNGSAGVIPAVLMYYMVIENHDANFDDVKQFLLVASEVGSIFKKGATISAAMGGCQAEIGVSSAMAAAGLTELMGGSPEQVLIAAEIAMEHHLGLTCDPIGGLVQVPCIERNAMGAIKAINAAELALDTDPSEVKVPLDKVVNTMWETAKDMSSKYKETSEGGLAVGVFLSDC; this is encoded by the coding sequence ATGGAGTGCATAAGTTTGTTTGATATGCTTAAGATTGGTGTAGGACCTTCCAGCTCGCACACCCTTGGGCCTTGGCGTGCCGCCGAACGCTGGACAGCCGAACTTGAAGAACAAGCGGTTTTTGATGATGTTCAATCCATCAAGGCATACCTCTATGGGTCACTCTGCCTCACAGGAAAAGGTCATGCCACCGATATTGCCGTGGTGATGGGATTGTTGGGTGCTGACCCTGAAACTGTTGACATTGACAGCATTTCAGGAAGTATTGACAGGATTAAGGCTGAGAACAAACTAAATCTTGGTGGAAAAAGAGCGATTTCTTTCAGTTTTGCAAACGATATTGTGTTCAAAAAGGAGTTTTTACCATTTCATGCCAACGGTATGCGGTTTGAAGCTGAATTGGCCAATGGCGAAACCGTTGCCGAAACCTATTACTCCATTGGTGGTGGATTTGTGGTGAAAGAAGAACGCATTCACGCCAAAGAGAACAAGGAGACTTTTAAAACCTTTCCACATCCTGTAAGAACCGGTGAGGAGCTACTGCAACATTGCAACGCCCAAAACAAGTCCATCTCCACTATTGTGATGGAGAACGAGCTTTCTCTACGAACCGAATCAGAAATAAACGAAGGCATTGCCCGCATCTGGAATACGATGTTGGAAAGCATCTATGTTGGTTGCCACACCGAAGGTAAACTCCCTGGTGGATTAAATGTGAAGCGACGTGCCTTCGAGATGCATCAAAAACTTAAAGGGGATGTCCCCTACTCCAATCCACAGGAATGGTTGGAGAGTATCCGTGATACCGAAGTTAGGTTTAGGCAAATCATCAAATGGGTCAGTTGTTTCGCGCTCAGTGTAAACGAGGTCAATGCATCATTGGGGAGAGTGGTTACCGCTCCCACCAACGGAAGTGCTGGGGTTATTCCTGCCGTTTTAATGTATTATATGGTTATTGAAAACCACGATGCTAATTTTGACGACGTAAAACAATTCTTATTGGTGGCCAGTGAGGTGGGAAGCATCTTTAAAAAAGGAGCTACCATTTCAGCGGCCATGGGTGGCTGCCAAGCAGAAATTGGGGTATCCTCGGCCATGGCCGCAGCTGGATTGACAGAACTTATGGGTGGTTCTCCCGAACAAGTATTGATTGCTGCTGAAATTGCCATGGAACACCACTTAGGTTTAACCTGCGACCCTATTGGCGGACTGGTACAGGTTCCATGCATTGAAAGAAATGCCATGGGGGCCATTAAAGCCATCAACGCAGCAGAATTGGCACTGGACACCGACCCAAGTGAGGTGAAAGTACCATTGGACAAAGTGGTAAATACCATGTGGGAAACAGCAAAAGACATGAGCTCCAAATACAAAGAGACCTCCGAAGGTGGGTTGGCCGTAGGCGTATTTTTAAGTGATTGTTAA
- the leuB gene encoding 3-isopropylmalate dehydrogenase, with protein sequence MVLKIALLAGDGVGPEVLAQAVKCLKAVEETFNHHFIFKEAPVGAIAMDKKGVPLPDSTLRLCQESDAVLFGAIGDPKYDNDPDAKVRPEQGLLQLRKELGLFANIRPVLSHPTLLDKSPLKKRVIKGTDFVIYRELTGGIYFGEKKSNPEGTVASDLCEYSEDEISRIAHLAFKAAKGRKKKLTLVDKANVLESSRLWRKVVTRIGESYPEVTLNFLFVDNAAMQIILNPKQFDVILTENMFGDIISDEGSVIGGSIGLLASASVGEENALFEPIHGSYPQATGKDIANPIASILSAAMLLEHFGLAEEAMAVKMAVDKSLRKGVVTPDLRENSQYGTNQVGDFIAHNIVDIEDDSLMNDENIDLGKSTII encoded by the coding sequence ATGGTATTGAAAATCGCGTTGCTTGCTGGAGATGGAGTTGGACCTGAAGTGTTGGCTCAGGCGGTAAAATGCCTAAAGGCCGTTGAAGAGACCTTTAATCACCATTTTATTTTTAAAGAAGCTCCTGTTGGCGCCATTGCCATGGACAAAAAGGGAGTACCTCTACCCGACTCCACACTCAGATTATGCCAAGAGTCGGATGCCGTTCTTTTTGGCGCCATTGGCGACCCAAAATACGATAACGACCCCGATGCAAAAGTGAGGCCCGAGCAAGGATTGCTTCAATTGCGAAAGGAGTTAGGGCTATTTGCCAACATTAGACCAGTGTTGTCCCATCCAACTTTATTGGATAAATCCCCTTTAAAGAAAAGGGTAATCAAAGGAACCGATTTTGTAATCTACCGAGAACTTACTGGAGGTATTTATTTTGGGGAGAAAAAATCGAACCCAGAGGGCACCGTAGCTTCTGACCTTTGCGAATACTCCGAAGATGAAATTAGCCGTATTGCCCATTTAGCCTTTAAGGCTGCAAAGGGTCGCAAAAAGAAGCTTACTTTGGTAGATAAGGCCAATGTACTTGAATCTTCAAGACTTTGGCGCAAAGTTGTTACACGAATCGGTGAAAGTTATCCCGAAGTTACCTTGAATTTTTTGTTCGTGGACAATGCCGCAATGCAAATCATCCTCAACCCCAAACAGTTTGATGTTATTTTAACGGAGAATATGTTCGGGGACATTATTTCTGATGAAGGTAGCGTAATCGGTGGTTCCATCGGATTATTGGCTTCAGCTTCTGTTGGTGAGGAAAATGCGTTGTTCGAACCTATTCACGGTTCCTATCCGCAAGCCACAGGTAAAGATATTGCCAACCCGATTGCTTCCATTCTTTCCGCAGCCATGCTATTGGAGCATTTTGGACTCGCCGAAGAAGCGATGGCAGTTAAAATGGCCGTGGACAAGTCTTTAAGGAAAGGGGTTGTTACTCCAGATTTAAGAGAAAACAGTCAATACGGCACTAATCAAGTTGGGGATTTTATTGCCCATAATATTGTGGATATTGAAGATGACTCCCTAATGAACGATGAAAACATCGATTTGGGTAAGTCTACGATTATCTGA
- a CDS encoding RluA family pseudouridine synthase: MKSKNPKIEESNRSTPSNLQVLFEDNHLIVINKRVSDIVQGDKTGDDPLSEVVKQYLKEKYNKPGNVYLGVVHRLDRPTSGIVLFAKTSKALPRLNKMFAQGETKKMYWAVVKNPPVPESGTLTHWLVRNPKQNKSYAHTKEVSNSKKAVLDYKIIKKLDSYFLLEIDLKTGRHHQIRAQLAAIGCSIKGDLKYGADRSNKDGGIHLHARSLEIVHPVKKEPVAFLALPPEDPVWNACISE, encoded by the coding sequence GTGAAATCCAAAAATCCAAAAATCGAAGAATCCAACAGGTCCACTCCCTCCAACCTTCAAGTGCTCTTTGAGGATAACCACCTAATTGTTATTAATAAGCGAGTTAGTGATATTGTACAGGGTGATAAAACTGGCGACGACCCCCTCAGCGAAGTGGTAAAGCAATATCTTAAAGAGAAATACAACAAACCCGGAAACGTGTATTTGGGCGTGGTGCATCGATTGGACCGCCCTACTTCGGGAATTGTGCTTTTCGCCAAAACATCCAAAGCCTTGCCCCGACTCAATAAAATGTTTGCCCAAGGGGAAACCAAAAAAATGTATTGGGCGGTTGTTAAAAATCCCCCAGTCCCAGAAAGTGGAACCTTGACCCATTGGTTGGTGCGCAACCCCAAGCAAAACAAATCCTACGCCCACACCAAAGAAGTGTCCAATAGCAAAAAAGCCGTTTTGGATTATAAAATCATAAAAAAACTGGACAGCTATTTTTTGTTGGAAATTGACTTAAAAACGGGCAGACACCATCAAATAAGGGCACAATTGGCAGCCATTGGCTGTTCCATCAAAGGAGATTTAAAATACGGTGCCGACCGTAGCAATAAAGATGGTGGCATTCATCTACATGCTAGAAGTTTGGAGATTGTGCACCCCGTAAAAAAAGAACCCGTTGCTTTTTTGGCGCTTCCACCAGAGGATCCTGTTTGGAACGCCTGTATTAGCGAGTAA
- a CDS encoding nuclear transport factor 2 family protein has translation MRKLLSCVVLFALGTLGYAQGPNPSNGEAENQVKQVIETFFDGFHKQDSTIIKSTVADEIVLQTTGRTPEGKTLFKTEEFSKFLKSIVGIPETTRFEEKLTSFSIQVDRTMANAWVGYEFWVNGEFSHCGINSFQLVNFDGKWKIIYLIDTRGKEGCMD, from the coding sequence ATGAGAAAACTGTTAAGTTGCGTAGTACTGTTTGCTTTGGGTACGTTAGGATATGCCCAAGGACCTAATCCATCAAACGGAGAAGCTGAAAACCAAGTAAAACAAGTAATCGAAACTTTTTTTGATGGTTTTCACAAGCAAGATTCAACAATAATTAAAAGTACCGTTGCGGACGAGATTGTACTGCAGACAACGGGGAGAACCCCAGAAGGTAAAACACTTTTCAAAACGGAAGAATTTTCAAAATTTTTAAAGTCCATTGTCGGCATACCTGAAACCACAAGGTTTGAAGAAAAACTCACGTCTTTTTCCATTCAAGTGGATAGGACGATGGCCAATGCTTGGGTGGGGTACGAATTTTGGGTGAACGGCGAGTTCAGTCACTGTGGTATCAATTCGTTCCAACTCGTCAATTTTGATGGGAAGTGGAAGATTATTTACTTGATTGATACTAGGGGCAAGGAAGGCTGTATGGATTAA